The Pyrenophora tritici-repentis strain M4 chromosome 2, whole genome shotgun sequence genome window below encodes:
- a CDS encoding DUF3984 domain containing protein: MVSRSGTTQSQQPLDLRMFESALRLFDDQINRSSYDANHWVRRGSFMREHGFPEIAVGDAFKAKLLLDREPANLEARKAVYEILGQALLGCHCHWEAAELWEEALKQYPRWGMAGEKATDLRELLRRKEAAAASLGGTPQEQKDRLKDGGVFTVNYRWTEFSWTPERSLTRSSKLVALINEELRGKDGETTCYLARSTLAADGNDDMLGMFASHEMQNGECILTDRTATGVCSTPAPNSCANCYASLPDTPQQAPCCSEAFCSPECLNLAMKTYHKALCGKDFTWLQRPTVGLSHNASPLRPLLMLRFLTTGVQNLTLRPPTHRAPATALQQTPHRRLHAHRIRRYPSQDPRAARRGHLRQPQLRHGCLTAHMDASGEQ, translated from the coding sequence ATGGTATCCCGGTCTGGAACCACTCAATCTCAACAGCCACTAGACCTACGTATGTTTGAAAGTGCCCTACGCCTTTTTGATGATCAGATCAACCGCTCGTCTTACGATGCCAACCACTGGGTCCGACGCGGATCTTTCATGAGAGAACATGGGTTTCCTGAGATTGCAGTAGGAGATGCTTTCAAGGCCAAGCTTCTGTTGGATCGCGAACCTGCCAATCTTGAGGCAAGGAAAGCAGTCTACGAAATCCTTGGTCAAGCTCTTTTGGGTTGCCACTGCCATTGGGAAGCAGCTGAATTGTGGGAAGAAGCATTGAAACAATATCCCAGATGGGGTATGGCGGGTGAGAAAGCTACTGACCTCCGCGAGCTTTTGAGGAGGAAGGAGGCCGCAGCTGCATCACTGGGAGGCACGCCACAAGAGCAGAAAGATAGACTAAAAGACGGAGGCGTATTCACAGTGAATTACCGATGGACGGAGTTCTCCTGGACGCCAGAGCGCTCTCTCACAAGATCCTCGAAACTTGTAGCTCTGATTAACGAAGAGCTTCGTGGGAAAGATGGTGAAACAACATGCTACCTCGCTCGAAGCACCCTCGCTGCGGATGGAAACGACGACATGCTAGGCATGTTTGCCAGCCATGAAATGCAAAACGGCGAGTGTATACTAACCGATCGCACCGCAACAGGTGTCTGCAGTACTCCCGCACCAAACTCATGCGCTAACTGCTACGCTTCCCTCCCAGACACGCCTCAACAAGCCCCATGTTGTTCCGAAGCCTTCTGCTCACCCGAATGTCTCAACCTTGCGATGAAAACCTACCATAAAGCCCTCTGCGGCAAAGACTTTACCTGGCTCCAACGCCCCACCGTCGGCCTCTCCCACAACGCCTCACCCCTACGCCCCCTTCTTATGCTCCGCTTCCTCACCACCGGCGTTCAAAATCTTACCCTCAGACCACCCACTCATCGCGCGCCTGCAACCGCTCTCCAACAAACACCACATCGACGTCTTCACGCTCACCGAATCCGTCGCTATCCCTCTCAAGATCCTCGAGCAGCTAGGCGTGGACATCTTCGCCAACCGCAACTTCGACACGGGTGTCTTACAGCCCATATGGACGCGTCTGGCGAACAATAA
- a CDS encoding SGT1 family protein Sgt1, with protein sequence MDGPKDDLKWFGEGFDGFPKKLPDDVVEYMVFIIDSRLSDIQTRERLQAFQRALSILEKKFLKEYIWQRDSLKLELVREERQWLLRGRTNYGDSVADEWLIVYLLRELSKEFKDAWIRIYDSDGEFLLIEAANALPKWLNPEVAENRVWINCHRLLIIPLGKEEEPAPLTQAQALQIIDATPGRLQQYVKVEKEAFHRLSGYPAAISENQHHATVPLPRKVAHMLHVNPSYIAPVVEAFYLRDPISIRLLQPSKTKEPLIFPPEDSVDVSVRFTKVLYAQLLGQHWEPPAPWDAALEHLIKAGKSTEKAEIGIKIAAGMQMLLSYPIYSSYKSTREISLLLEDLESGDDTLPTDAEIASWPKREDDEGWLNIDFAEFEKELEGKGSGAKDAFGDKAAQENLKKMVERFNDFLADNEAGAEGADGIPDPMDIDNDSDGEARGWDDPEDSDSPPPSTNTKTNTKARALALEQDAEQEEDDEIKKLSEMMEAELFSHGALNLDAKPTRKPGTGLLADVKGKGKLEDVGEENGEDEDEDLLDEDYNLVDNMLKAFKGQAGMAGPAGNMMRAMGVQFPRDADDEIEGSSKGKGRVVE encoded by the exons ATGGACGGCCCAAAAGATGACCTGAAGTGGTTCGGCGAAGGCTTCGACGGCTTCCCCAAAAAGCTACCTGACGACGTCGTCGAATACATGGTCTTCATCATCGACTCCCGACTTTCCGACATTCAAACCCGAGAGCGCCTCCAAGCATTCCAACGTGCTCTTAGTATCCTGGAAAAGAAGTTTCTCAAAGAATACATCTGGCAAAGGGACTCGCTCAAGCTAGAGCTTGTGCGAGAAGAGCGGCAATGGCTACTCAGGGGGCGCACAAACTACGGCGACAGTGTGGCAGACGAGTGGCTTATTGTGTATCTCTTGCGTGAGCTCAGTAAAGAGTTTAAAGATGCTTGGATACGAATCTATGATAGCGATGGGGAGTTTCTGCTGATCGAAGCTGCGAATGCGTTGCCGAAGTGGCTGAATCCTGAAGTCGCAGAGAACAGGGTATGGATCAACTGTCATCGGCTTCTTATCATACCCCTGGGTAAAGAGGAGGAGCCTGCGCCCCTCACGCAGGCGCAAGCACTGCAAATCATCGACGCTACGCCGGGACGACTTCAGCAGTATGTCAAGGTTGAAAAGGAGGCATTTCATCGTCTGAGCGGGTATCCAGCTGCCATCTCAGAAAACCAGCATCATGCAACAGTCCCACTCCCGAGGAAAGTCGCTCACATGCTACACGTAAACCCGTCCTACATTGCACCAGTAGTTGAAGCCTTTTACTTACGCGATCCTATTTCGATTCGACTTCTTCAGCCCAGCAAGACCAAGGAACCCCTAATTTTCCCACCCGAAGACTCTGTTGACGTTAGCGTGCGATTCACAAAAGTGCTATACGCCCAACTTCTCGGACAGCACTGGGAACCGCCAGCACCATGGGACGCCGCACTGGAGCACCTCATCAAGGCCGGCAAGTCAACCGAGAAAGCCGAGATTGGCATCAAAATAGCAGCAGGCATGCAAATGCTTCTCTCTTACCCAATCTACAGCTCCTACAAATCTACGCGCGAGATTTCTCTCCTACTCGAAGACCTCGAAAGTGGCGACGACACGCTTCCCACCGACGCCGAAATTGCAAGCTGGCCCAAACGCGAAGACGACGAAGGGTGGCTCAACATTGACTTTGCCGAGTTTGAAAAAGAGCTCGAAGGCAAAGGAAGCGGCGCCAAAGACGCATTCGGCGACAAAGCTGCACAAGAGAATCTCAAAAAGATGGTCGAGCGGTTCAACGACTTCCTAGCCGACAATGAAGCCGGCGCCGAAGGTGCAGACGGGATCCCGGACCCAATGGACATAGACAACGACTCCGACGGCGAAGCCCGGGGCTGGGACGACCCAGAAGACAGCGATTCCCCACCGCCCTCAACCAACACCAAAACTAACACAAAGG CGCGCGCACTGGCACTTGAACAAGACGCCGAGCAGGAAGAAGATGACGAGATCAAGAAATTGAGTGAGATGATGGAGGCGGAACTGTTTAGCCATGGCGCCCTCAACCTGGATGCTAAACCGACTCGTAAACCGGGCACTGGGCTGCTGGCGGACGTCAAGGGTAAGGGGAAGCTGGAGGATGTTGGTGAAGAGAATGGGgaagatgaggatgaggacCTGCTGGATGAGGACTATAATCTTGTGGACAATATGCTCAAGGCGTTCAAGGGACAGGCGGGTATGGCGGGTCCGGCGGGAAATATGATGAGGGCGATGGGTGTGCAGTTTCCAAGAGATGCTGATGATGAGATTGAGGGGAGTAGTAAGGGTAAGGGTAGGGTGGTGGAGTAG
- a CDS encoding Myosin-tail-1 multi-domain protein: protein MAHLLTTPRTEVGDMTRFTTNDPSFSIEETFIAPTDRDNLFKQMNGVRTPRNNVAARRNRNAKNEFTPMLKSATTNRTRQVNGLLDGKLTTPAAMKPGFQVSNTPLPEASIYDVESSSFAGSVGDQTEVPNLSASDMSTPMALPRRAEGEMDGGNGNVLTLREQEARLEQIDKENFGLKLKIHFLEENLKKMGPEFNQKAMEENINLKSEKVTMTQDLRKYTKDLKAAEKELDEYKQRLSEYAEKVKRRHADEGIREEMEELRRLAEERAAEIERLEGKVEDAKSAEEELDKLDAELESAQAELKRRDALLDEQEEQINKLENKLAQAQDSQAAGNGEKDRQLKDQAKRIAELEEQLQSFKDSQHDDLADKDRQLAERSEKIEDLEDQLRSVEREKDTEIDKLQTKFASAADSKDAQIRELEQQLDEVERELDEADEQKRQELAVLEDRLRSMEREKDAEFRELQRRLQTAQNEKDAEMDALRERLELAESQGDNQVQLAQQSANDARQKVVDITREKGVEIELLQSRVDAAETKADELEDFRRQHQDAMQQIARLQRDASAYEQQLQQLRRDLNQKDRELEGVERLRRERDDVTQELTGLRTTLYTKDAQVQALNTATRERDALSRELTTLRRERDNLVSKMTSKDEQVEALRKGNNDRDTLVANLRQERNEIESEMRSLRTAVSGKDTQIEALQKITRERDALSRDVSTLQSSLQTRERDIANLQKKIEVQEATLTELKQLRSDLGDCTRELETARQTIVDREAELDALRDHADEPDTQIDIMQDLIRKRDDELENLRDELNNQRSQVEALQRLAEERLEALEELKETAHQEKDDLEAEIEVLQDDAEEAAEEKASLEEKIALLESMIREKENQNGALQSESRAAQREQKAALENKIHDLESHIRDKDSQHRKQLSEAKSAARDKQMALDRQLRDLQSELREKESQYRLLQASSKAIQQKAKQDSDDLDEQAETITKLHIKEINGLAKQIQYLRARCSRAEAFREALGYQKQFFLMQIQNYNEANQNELHLISQMGITPDITVHDRRPKFKSAILTVIAAIRMQRLADGWAQNRKIHEQLVAKLQGMRRRDGRSMAGVPTSTRKSGGGSQLRIAR from the exons ATGGCGCACCTTCTCACGACGCCTCGCACAGAGGTTGGCGACATGACGCGCTTCACCACCAACGATCCCTCCTTCAGCATAGAAGAGACATTTATTGCGCCGACAGACCGCGACAATCTGTTCAAGCAGATGAATGGCGTACGAACACCCCGAAACAACGTTGCAGCCCGACGCAACCGGAACGCGAAGAATGAGTTCACGCCCATGTTGAAGAGCGCAACCACCAACCGGACGCGCCAGGTCAACGGCTTACTAGATGGAAAACTCACAACGCCCGCCGCGATGAAACCAGGCTTTCAAGTCAGCAATACGCCTCTGCCCGAGGCGAGCATATATGATGTAGAATCCAGCTCGTTTGCCGGCTCAGTAGGTGATCAGACAGAGGTGCCAAACCTCAGTGCGAGTGATATGAGCACGCCCATGGCCCTGCCGAGACGAGCCGAGGGTGAAATGGATGGTGGCAATGGCAATGTGCTCACTCTGAGAGAGCAGGAGGCC CGTCTGGAGCAAATCGACAAGGAAAATTTCGGCCTGAAGCTTAAGATCCACTTCCTCGAAGAGAACCTCAAGAAAATGGGCCCCGAGTTCAACCAAAAAGCCATGGAAGAGAACATCAACCTCAAGTCGGAAAAGGTCACCATGACGCAAGACCTGAGGAAATACACAAAGGATCTCAAAGCGGCCGAGAAGGAGTTGGACGAATACAAGCAACGATTGAGCGAATACGCGGAGAAAGTCAAGAGGCGACATGCTGACGAGGGTATACGcgaggagatggaggaaCTCCGCAGACTGGCTGAGGAGCGTGCAGCTGAGATTGAGCGCCTTGAGGGGAAAGTTGAAGATGCGAAGTCTGCGGAGGAGGAACTGGATAAGCTCGATGCCGAGTTAGAGAGCGCACAGGCAGAGCTCAAGAGGAGGGACGCATTACTAGATGAGCAGGAGGAACAAATCAATAAGTTGGAGAACAAGCTAGCACAAGCGCAAGATTCTCAGGCCGCTGGCAACGGGGAGAAGGACCGGCAACTCAAAGACCAGGCCAAGCGAATCGCGGAATTGGAAGAGCAGCTGCAATCGTTCAAAGATTCCCAGCATGACGACTTGGCTGATAAAGACCGCCAACTGGCTGAGCGTAGCGAGAAAATTGAGGATCTTGAGGATCAGCTTCGCTCAGTTGAGCGCGAGAAAGATACTGAGATCGACAAACTGCAAACTAAGTTTGCTTCGGCTGCAGATAGCAAGGACGCACAAATCCGAGAGCTGGAACAGCAACTTGACGAGGTAGAGCGCGAACTTGATGAGGCAGACGAGCAGAAGCGACAGGAGCTTGCGGTCCTCGAGGATCGACTTCGATCTATGGAGCGCGAAAAGGACGCTGAGTTTAGGGAGCTTCAGAGGCGCCTACAGACTGCTCAAAACGAGAAAGATGCGGAGATGGATGCGTTGCGCGAACGCTTGGAACTCGCAGAGTCTCAGGGCGACAATCAGGTCCAATTAGCACAACAATCCGCCAACGATGCGAGGCAAAAGGTCGTTGACATCACCCGCGAGAAGGGGGTTGAGATTGAGCTCCTACAATCACGAGTCGATGCCGCCGAAACCAAGGCCGACGAACTGGAAGATTTCCGCAGACAGCATCAAGATGCTATGCAACAGATTGCGCGCCTGCAACGAGATGCGTCGGCTTATGAACAGCAACTGCAGCAGCTCCGACGCGATCTCAATCAAAAGGATCGCGAGCTGGAAGGCGTTGAAAGATTACGCCGCGAACGCGACGATGTCACGCAGGAGCTTACTGGGCTCCGTACAACGCTATACACCAAAGATGCTCAAGTACAAGCGCTCAACACTGCCACACGCGAACGGGACGCCTTATCACGTGAACTTACGACTCTTCGCCGCGAGCGTGACAACCTCGTTTCTAAGATGACGAGCAAGGACGAGCAAGTTGAGGCATTGCGGAAAGGCAACAATGACCGCGATACTCTGGTTGCAAACCTTCGACAAGAGCGTAATGAGATCGAGAGTGAGATGCGCAGCCTGCGGACGGCAGTGTCCGGCAAAGATACACAGATCGAGGCGCTTCAAAAGATCACACGCGAACGAGACGCGCTCTCGCGAGATGTTTCAACCCTGCAGTCATCGTTGCAAACGCGTGAGCGTGACATAGCTAATTTGCAAAAGAAGATTGAGGTACAAGAAGCGACACTCACGGAGCTTAAGCAGCTCAGGAGTGACCTCGGTGATTGCACACGAGAGCTGGAGACGGCACGACAGACGATAGTAGATCGCGAAGCTGAGCTCGATGCTCTGCGAGATCATGCCGATGAACCCGACACACAGATCGATATCATGCAGGATCTTATTCGTAAGCGAGATGATGAGCTGGAGAATCTGCGCGATGAGTTGAACAACCAGAGGAGTCAAGTTGAAGCTCTCCAAAGACTAGCAGAAGAACGTCTGGAAGCACTTGAAGAGCTCAAGGAGACCGCCCATCAAGAGAAGGACGACTTGGAAGCAGAAATAGAAGTTCTGCAGGACGATGCCGAGGAGGCTGCCGAAGAGAAGGCGTCTCTAGAAGAGAAAATCGCCCTTCTTGAATCCATGATCCGAGAGAAGGAAAATCAGAACGGTGCTCTGCAATCAGAGTCTCGTGCAGCCCAACGCGAACAAAAGGCAGCGCTTGAAAACAAGATCCACGACCTAGAATCACACATCCGCGACAAGGACTCACAACACCGCAAACAGCTATCCGAAGCCAAGTCAGCAGCGCGCGATAAGCAGATGGCTCTCGACCGTCAACTACGCGACCTGCAATCCGAGCTTCGGGAGAAGGAATCGCAGTACCGCCTTCTCCAAGCCTCATCCAAAGCGATACAGCAAAAGGCTAAACAAGACTCGGACGATCTGGATGAGCAGGCCGAAACCATCACGAAACTCCACATCAAGGAGATTAACGGTCTAGCCAAGCAAATCCAATATCTCCGCGCACGCTGCTCGCGAGCAGAAGCATTCCGCGAAGCACTCGGATACCAAAAACAATTCTTCCTCATGCAGATCCAAAACTACAATGAAGC CAATCAAAATGAACTCCACCTCATCTCGCAAATGGGCATCACTCCCGACATCACTGTGCACGACCGTCGGCCCAAATTTAAATCCGCGATCCTGACCGTCATCGCGGCAATCAGGATGCAAAGGCTCGCTGATGGGTGGGCGCAGAACCGCAAGATTCATGAACAGCTTGTGGCTAAGCTGCAGGGTATGCGTAGGAGGGATGGAAGGAGTATGGCGGGTGTGCCTACAAGTACGAGGAAGAGTGGAGGCGGCTCGCAGTTGAGGATTGCGAGGTAG
- a CDS encoding WLM domain containing protein codes for MPLGFERLNERTQRPNAHINFIRTLPGSTSATALAILNRVAAICYPFMKSHQILVQALEEYPYNTEFVGRNFNAGEVIQLVLRDRQGRWLPQRMVEMVMVHELAHCKQMNHSKAFWKVRDGYAVELRALWARGYTGEGLWGRGRELDTGVVQAREGESVDVPEHLCGGTYGRRAGKRKRGGKDTSTLSYAERKQRRILKKFGAGGKALGADDDTKVKLEKGVPKKGKPRVAGSARGRDLRAAAALARFDTVKKEDVTIKKEEEASSSDTDTEDEFQEGDQNGAAVDIDGKSMFDDKGRALIKICDDEDDKDGDARRERDEIEGFAPQRSKKTQVKTPAPSAKGATKPLTSKTAIPSQASPKTTLPNPPPRRTKPQTPPTFACPICSLANDPSALTCMACANVLNKELVPDSWSCKSEACKGSLYVNAGDAGGCGVCGVGCRKG; via the coding sequence ATGCCCCTCGGTTTCGAGCGCCTGAACGAGCGCACCCAACGCCCCAATGCGCACATAAACTTCATCCGCACCCTCCCCGGCAGCACCTCCGCCACCGCCCTTGCCATCCTAAACCGGGTGGCAGCAATATGCTACCCCTTCATGAAGTCGCACCAAATCCTCGTGCAAGCGCTCGAAGAATACCCCTACAACACCGAGTTCGTGGGCCGCAACTTCAACGCCGGCGAAGTCATACAACTCGTGTTGCGGGACCGGCAGGGGCGATGGCTACCGCAGCGCATGGTGGAAATGGTCATGGTACATGAGCTAGCGCATTGCAAGCAGATGAACCATAGTAAGGCGTTTTGGAAGGTGAGGGATGGGTATGCGGTGGAATTGAGGGCGCTTTGGGCGAGGGGGTACACTGGCGAAGGGTTGTGGGGAAGAGGACGGGAATTGGATACTGGGGTGGTACAGGCGCGTGAGGGGGAGTCAGTGGATGTACCGGAGCATCTTTGTGGAGGGACGTATGGGCGGAGAGCGgggaagaggaagagaggCGGGAAAGATACGTCAACACTAAGTTATGCGGAGAGGAAACAGAGGAGGATACTGAAGAAATTCGGAGCTGGTGGCAAGGCCTTGGGCGCCGACGACGACACAAAAGTCAAGCTGGAAAAGGGTGTACCGAAGAAAGGCAAACCCAGGGTCGCTGGCAGCGCCAGAGGACGCGATCTCCGAGCCGCCGCGGCACTAGCTCGCTTCGACACAGTCAAGAAAGAAGACGTAACGATAAAAAAGGAAGAAGAAGCCTCTTCCTCAGACACCGACACAGAAGACGAGTTCCAAGAAGGCGACCAGAACGGCGCTGCAGTCGACATCGACGGCAAAAGCATGTTCGACGACAAAGGCCGCGCGCTCATCAAAATAtgcgacgacgaagacgacaAAGACGGTGATGCGAGGAGGGAAAGGGATGAGATAGAGGGTTTTGCTCCCCAACGGTCGAAGAAAACGCAGGTCAAGACACCGGCACCTTCGGCGAAGGGCGCGACGAAACCACTTACGTCCAAGACGGCCATTCCCTCACAAGCTTCACCCAAGACCACCCTCCCCAACCCACCACCCCGCCGTACCAAACCGCAAACCCCACCAACCTTTGCTTGCCCCATCTGTTCACTAGCAAACGACCCCTCAGCACTAACCTGCATGGCCTGCGCAAACGTACTAAACAAAGAGCTCGTACCCGATTCTTGGTCCTGCAAGAGCGAGGCTTGTAAAGGGAGTCTGTATGTGAATGCTGGGGACGCGGGTGGGTGTGGGGTCTGTGGTGTGGGGTGTAGGAAGGGGTGA
- a CDS encoding hydroxysteroid dehydrogenase translates to MILEEQQRAEFYTYTKALAETYVLSQNQRAQDSSSSSGGTSHFLTCAIRPSGIFGFGDLTVLPGILNAYYR, encoded by the coding sequence ATGATACTGGAGGAGCAACAACGGGCAGAGTTCTATACGTACACCAAAGCCCTCGCTGAGACGTATGTTTTGTCGCAGAACCAGCGAGCCCAAgatagtagcagcagtaGCGGCGGCACATCTCACTTCCTAACCTGCGCCATCAGGCCCTCAGGTATCTTCGGCTTTGGCGACTTGACCGTGTTGCCCGGCATTCTAAACGCCTACTATCGTTGA